One region of Salvia miltiorrhiza cultivar Shanhuang (shh) chromosome 3, IMPLAD_Smil_shh, whole genome shotgun sequence genomic DNA includes:
- the LOC131016741 gene encoding uncharacterized protein LOC131016741 has protein sequence MGSESPSAQYIHMVQHLIEECLVFNMSKEECMEALETHANIKPVITSTVWNELEKENKDFFEAYAKKREGKTSESESSQRKRIRDIVSDSTRTNMNDNDNDKS, from the exons atgggaTCGGAGTCTCCTTCTGCTCAGTACATCCACATG GTGCAACACCTAATAGAAGAGTGCTTAGTATTTAACATGAGCAAAGAGGAATGCATGGAAGCTCTAGAAACGCATGCAAATATCAAGCCCGTTATTACTTCCACAG TGTGGAATGAGCTAGAGAAAGAGAACAAAGATTTTTTCGAGGCGTACGCTAAGAAGAGAGAGGGCAAAACATCGGAGAGCGAATCAAGCCAACGCAAGAGaatccgcgatatcgtttcggATTCTACGAGGACAAATATGAATGACAATGATAATGATAAATCATGA